The Miscanthus floridulus cultivar M001 chromosome 17, ASM1932011v1, whole genome shotgun sequence genome has a window encoding:
- the LOC136518000 gene encoding uncharacterized protein encodes MGDSSSSASYIRMVHHMIEKCICFNLNKEECMDALQKHANVNPVVTATVWKELEKENKEFFETYNKDREERNIIEPETMERIQKMLSEAAASKSSDDDEG; translated from the exons ATGGGCGACTCCTCATCATCAGCATCTTACATCAGAATG GTTCACCATATGATAGAGAAGTGCATCTGCTTCAACCTGAACAAGGAAGAGTGCATGGACGCGCTGCAGAAGCATGCCAACGTCAACCCTGTCGTCACTGCCACTG TGTGGAAGGAGCTGGAGAAGGAGAACAAGGAGTTCTTCGAGACGTACAACAAGGACCGCGAGGAACGCAACATCATCGAGCCGGAGACCATGGAGCGGATCCAGAAGATGCTCTCCGAGGCGGCGGCCTCCAAGAGCTCCGACGACGACGAAGGCTAG